A region of Salvelinus alpinus chromosome 6, SLU_Salpinus.1, whole genome shotgun sequence DNA encodes the following proteins:
- the LOC139578511 gene encoding tumor necrosis factor ligand superfamily member 6-like, whose translation MSSLLSTCPATAPVTWLSFLLREEWMESVSERWCELVTDLPSVCGWKLWVPVTQVFITLRCSDRSTHLLHTEATHTLTLLSHTLCTMSGTQGYPYPQVFLVDSGRGPQPSVQPPGMLPCWSFPPAHERVMERGRVKGCRGVGSWSLAMALLFLLLLVFGALGLGAYQIFKLQTQLNGIQQEMNIEIDGRGPEKLVGDLPEINPNRGKTAGRPAAHVIGRIEKHVSQNTLRWEPKAGRAFTEGGVVYRDGGLQVNETGLYHIYSRVQFEANHCTPTDALVHSVFVRRPGNRKSLTLMEGHREGYCNLGSHGHVWTSGSYLGSTLKLEKQDWLYVNVSHPAMLSHAHHANFFGLHKI comes from the exons ATGAGCTCATTATTATCTACTTGTCCTGCAACAGCACCAGTCACCTGGCTAAGTTTCCTTttgagagaggagtggatggagaGCGTGAGTGAGAGGTGGTGTGAGCTTGTCACAGACCtacccagtgtgtgtgggtggaagCTGTGggttccagtcacccaagttttTATAACACTGAGATGCTCAGATAGAAGCACACACCTCCTGCACACAGAggcgacacacacactcacgctcctctctcacacactttgCACCATGAGCGGTACACAGGGCTATCCTTACCCCCAGGTGTTTCTAGTGGACAGTGGTAGAGGTCCACAGCCGTCGGTCCAACCTCCAGGCATGCTGCCCTGCTGGTCCTTCCCTCCTGCCCACGAGAGAGTGATGGAGCGGGGCAGGGTCAAAGGCTGCAGGGGGGTTGGCTCCTGGAGCCTGGCTATGGCTCTGCTGTTTCTGCTGCTGCTGGTGTTTGGAGCATTGGGACTGGGTGCCTACCAGATATTCAAACTACAGACTCAACTCAATGGGATACAACAG GAAATGAACATAGAGATTGATGGTCGTGGGCCTGAGAAGCTAGTGGGTGACCTTCCAGAGATCAATCCAAACAGAGGGAAGACAGCCGGCAGACCTGCAGCACATGTTATAG GTCGGATTGAGAAGCATGTTTCACAGAATACCTTGCGTTGGGAGCCAAAGGCGGGGCGGGCCTTCACAGAGGGGGGCGTGGTCTATCGGGATGGCGGTCTGCAAGTCAACGAGACTGGGCTCTACCACATCTACTCCCGGGTGCAGTTTGAAGCCAATCACTGCACCCCTACAGATGCCTTGGTTCACTCTGTGTTTGTAAGAAGGCCAGGGAATCGCAAGTCTCTCACCCTAATGGAGGGGCACAGGGAGGGCTACTGCAACCTGGGCTCTCATGGGCATGTCTGGACCTCGGGGAGTTACCTGGGATCCACACTGAAGCTTGAAAAGCAGGACTGGCTGTATGTGAATGTCTCCCATCCAGCCATGCTCAGCCACGCTCATCATGCCAACTTCTTTGGACTCCACAAGatctag